Proteins encoded together in one Eriocheir sinensis breed Jianghai 21 chromosome 41, ASM2467909v1, whole genome shotgun sequence window:
- the LOC127009622 gene encoding protein O-linked-mannose beta-1,2-N-acetylglucosaminyltransferase 1-like isoform X1, with protein MVGMRPSGAVVAVVVMVVIALAMVGVRGELSVQWRNIARERQYRPFDLDTYERKQAAKERHIHLSLRLSDSLVQFFINNVLEYESEGRRPTLERSGAAHSGVHVLVVHEARGHLMMAQHFLTHQPAEHRRLRQCLATMQPGRVVAVLGAPEWVLFLGQEAEDALSALGSKWAARVGQGEVWAWVGVAGGSTLAEAATTRSPKQYPAADLRLDVNVAKTQRQGNRCAWYDVPGMSRQAAFCEEYDGYGDLCACERPFFPETRKVQQTIPVREDIPVVVMTANRPYYLYRVLRQLFTQAGAWQTEVLVVVDGAHQETLALAGVMGVDTLVHRPEGVLGNRTNANVRFALSSVFRHFPRADKAIMLEDDLLLSPDFLRFNHQVAPLLDRDPTVSCINAFNSNSFPDTAKDPRVLLRARSYPMYGWLASRTYAAEITQKWVPPGKKADWDWWLTWEDRRKGRDVVSPEVSRTFHAGSAGVHVNGFEQELYFNRMLYNQNPEVTVNDLDLVLKAKYEEGLHRELRFARRVTPPSRDLCNMTWVPRSSPRSLVIFLHAEDSADKYHSYEIFLMCFRTYDISTREIFEGVMRLRWGSTLVYLVGCPYSRFCVYKPAGRGVYRPQLEELQRAARLREEWEMTLMPSNPRLARDPVRSPDLELTNVLTQGRARPPQKTA; from the exons ATGGTGGGGATGAGGCCCAGTGGagctgtggtggcggtggtggttatggtagtgatAGCTTTGGCGATGGTGGGGGTGCGCGGGGAGCTGTCGGTGCAGTGGAGGAATATTGCTC gAGAACGTCAGTATAGACCATTCGACCTTGACACTTACGAACGAAAACAAG CAGCGAAAGAGAGACATATCCATCTGTCACTTCGGCTCAGTGACAGCCTCGTACAGTTCTTCATCAACAACGTCCTG GAGTACGAGAGTGAGGGACGGAGGCCGACATTGGAACGTTCTGGGGCGGCTCACTCTGGCGTGCACGTGTTGGTGGTGCATGAGGCCCGCGGGCACCTCATGATGGCCCAGCACTTCCTGACGCACCAGCCGGCCGAACACCGACGGCTGCGGCAGTGCCTGGCCACCATGCAGCCCGGCagggtggtggcggtgctggggGCC cCGGAATGGGTCTTGTTTCTAGGGCAAGAGGCTGAAGACGCTCTCTCGGCGCTGGGGTCGAAGTGGGCGGCGCGCGTCGGGCAGGGcgaggtgtgggcgtgggtgggcgTTGCGGGAGGGAGCACACTGGCTGAGGCGGCTACCACGAGGAGTCCAAAGCAGTACCCGGCGGCCGACCTGAGGCTGGACGTGAACGTGGCCAAGACTCAGCGCCAAGGCAA TAGGTGTGCCTGGTATGATGTTCCAGGTATGAGCCGCCAGGCAGCTTTCTGCGAGGAGTATGACGGTTATGGTGACCTGTGTGCCTGCGAGCGGCCCTTCTTCCCCGAGACCCGGAAAGTTCAG CAAACCATCCCGGTGCGCGAAGACATCCCAGTCGTAGTGATGACCGCCAACAGACCTTACTATCTTTACAG AGTTCTTCGTCAGCTGTTCACGCAGGCCGGAGCATGGCAGACGGAGGTGCTGGTTGTGGTGGACGGCGCCCACCAGGAGACGCTGGCCCTGGCCGGCGTGATGGGTGTGGACACACTGGTACACCGGCCAGAGGGCGTCCTTGGCAATCGCACGAACGCCAACGTCCGCTTCGCCCTCTCCAGCGTGTTCAGGCACTTCCCCCGCGCCGACAAGGCCATAATGCTGGAGGACGACCTCCTCCTCTCACCGGACTTCCTGAG GTTCAACCATCAGGTTGCGCCACTGCTAGACCGGGACCCTACCGTGTCCTGCATCAACGCCTTCAACAGCAACAGCTTCCCCGACACAGCCAAGGACCCGCGGGTGCTACTGAGGGCTCGCTCTTACCCAATGTATGGCTGGCTGGCCTCGAGAACCTACGCAGCGGAGATCACGCAGAAGTGGGTGCCGCCCGGG AAAAAAGCAGACTGGGACTGGTGGCTGACGTGGGAAGACCGAAGAAAAGGTCGTGACGTGGTGTCCCCCGAGGTGTCGAGGACCTTCCACGCGGGCTCTGCCGGGGTGCACGTCAACGGTTTTGAGCAGGAGCTTTACTTCAACCGCATGCTTTACAACCAGAACCCCGAGGTGACCGTCAACGACCTGGACCT AGTGCTAAAAGCTAAATATGAGGAAGGGCTGCACCGTGAACTGAGGTTTGCCCGGCGGGTCACACCGCCATCCCGTGACCTGTGCAACATGACGTGGGTGCCACGAAGCAGCCCTCGGTCCCTCGTTATCTTCTTGCACGCCGAGGACAGCGCTGACAAGTACCACAGTTACGAAATTTTCTTGATG TGCTTCCGGACGTACGACATCTCCACGCGGGAGATCTTCGAGGGCGTGATGCGTCTCAGGTGGGGCAGCACGCTCGTCTACCTGGTGGGCTGCCCCTACTCTCGCTTCTG CGTCTACAAGCCTGCAGGCCGAGGTGTGTACCGGCCACAGCTGGAGGAGCTGCAGCGGGCGGCTCGACTCAGGGAGGAGTGGGAGATGACGCTGATGCCAAGCAACCCTCGCCTGGCTCGTGACCCTGTCCGCAGCCCCGACCTCGAGTTGACCAACGTCCTCACTCAAGGAAGGGCTCGGCCTCCCCAGAAGACGGCGTGA
- the LOC127009622 gene encoding protein O-linked-mannose beta-1,2-N-acetylglucosaminyltransferase 1-like isoform X2, translated as MMAQHFLTHQPAEHRRLRQCLATMQPGRVVAVLGAPEWVLFLGQEAEDALSALGSKWAARVGQGEVWAWVGVAGGSTLAEAATTRSPKQYPAADLRLDVNVAKTQRQGNRCAWYDVPGMSRQAAFCEEYDGYGDLCACERPFFPETRKVQQTIPVREDIPVVVMTANRPYYLYRVLRQLFTQAGAWQTEVLVVVDGAHQETLALAGVMGVDTLVHRPEGVLGNRTNANVRFALSSVFRHFPRADKAIMLEDDLLLSPDFLRFNHQVAPLLDRDPTVSCINAFNSNSFPDTAKDPRVLLRARSYPMYGWLASRTYAAEITQKWVPPGKKADWDWWLTWEDRRKGRDVVSPEVSRTFHAGSAGVHVNGFEQELYFNRMLYNQNPEVTVNDLDLVLKAKYEEGLHRELRFARRVTPPSRDLCNMTWVPRSSPRSLVIFLHAEDSADKYHSYEIFLMCFRTYDISTREIFEGVMRLRWGSTLVYLVGCPYSRFCVYKPAGRGVYRPQLEELQRAARLREEWEMTLMPSNPRLARDPVRSPDLELTNVLTQGRARPPQKTA; from the exons ATGATGGCCCAGCACTTCCTGACGCACCAGCCGGCCGAACACCGACGGCTGCGGCAGTGCCTGGCCACCATGCAGCCCGGCagggtggtggcggtgctggggGCC cCGGAATGGGTCTTGTTTCTAGGGCAAGAGGCTGAAGACGCTCTCTCGGCGCTGGGGTCGAAGTGGGCGGCGCGCGTCGGGCAGGGcgaggtgtgggcgtgggtgggcgTTGCGGGAGGGAGCACACTGGCTGAGGCGGCTACCACGAGGAGTCCAAAGCAGTACCCGGCGGCCGACCTGAGGCTGGACGTGAACGTGGCCAAGACTCAGCGCCAAGGCAA TAGGTGTGCCTGGTATGATGTTCCAGGTATGAGCCGCCAGGCAGCTTTCTGCGAGGAGTATGACGGTTATGGTGACCTGTGTGCCTGCGAGCGGCCCTTCTTCCCCGAGACCCGGAAAGTTCAG CAAACCATCCCGGTGCGCGAAGACATCCCAGTCGTAGTGATGACCGCCAACAGACCTTACTATCTTTACAG AGTTCTTCGTCAGCTGTTCACGCAGGCCGGAGCATGGCAGACGGAGGTGCTGGTTGTGGTGGACGGCGCCCACCAGGAGACGCTGGCCCTGGCCGGCGTGATGGGTGTGGACACACTGGTACACCGGCCAGAGGGCGTCCTTGGCAATCGCACGAACGCCAACGTCCGCTTCGCCCTCTCCAGCGTGTTCAGGCACTTCCCCCGCGCCGACAAGGCCATAATGCTGGAGGACGACCTCCTCCTCTCACCGGACTTCCTGAG GTTCAACCATCAGGTTGCGCCACTGCTAGACCGGGACCCTACCGTGTCCTGCATCAACGCCTTCAACAGCAACAGCTTCCCCGACACAGCCAAGGACCCGCGGGTGCTACTGAGGGCTCGCTCTTACCCAATGTATGGCTGGCTGGCCTCGAGAACCTACGCAGCGGAGATCACGCAGAAGTGGGTGCCGCCCGGG AAAAAAGCAGACTGGGACTGGTGGCTGACGTGGGAAGACCGAAGAAAAGGTCGTGACGTGGTGTCCCCCGAGGTGTCGAGGACCTTCCACGCGGGCTCTGCCGGGGTGCACGTCAACGGTTTTGAGCAGGAGCTTTACTTCAACCGCATGCTTTACAACCAGAACCCCGAGGTGACCGTCAACGACCTGGACCT AGTGCTAAAAGCTAAATATGAGGAAGGGCTGCACCGTGAACTGAGGTTTGCCCGGCGGGTCACACCGCCATCCCGTGACCTGTGCAACATGACGTGGGTGCCACGAAGCAGCCCTCGGTCCCTCGTTATCTTCTTGCACGCCGAGGACAGCGCTGACAAGTACCACAGTTACGAAATTTTCTTGATG TGCTTCCGGACGTACGACATCTCCACGCGGGAGATCTTCGAGGGCGTGATGCGTCTCAGGTGGGGCAGCACGCTCGTCTACCTGGTGGGCTGCCCCTACTCTCGCTTCTG CGTCTACAAGCCTGCAGGCCGAGGTGTGTACCGGCCACAGCTGGAGGAGCTGCAGCGGGCGGCTCGACTCAGGGAGGAGTGGGAGATGACGCTGATGCCAAGCAACCCTCGCCTGGCTCGTGACCCTGTCCGCAGCCCCGACCTCGAGTTGACCAACGTCCTCACTCAAGGAAGGGCTCGGCCTCCCCAGAAGACGGCGTGA
- the LOC127009621 gene encoding protein O-linked-mannose beta-1,2-N-acetylglucosaminyltransferase 1-like, producing the protein MALNQPKKPRHDRAYRRARDAPPSCLLLLPVLLTLLGRRAATAPDAPGGQEAWEYLARLDSSLRPLQHPRPLSGVGPAAERGRGVSLAAPLAVEVHVGTDNVTVRVDGVQVYHVAGGARKAKVHFWPNSGVHLVVLGPWRQVMMLQRFLTYQPAEHLDLAAALASIQPGRVVVLAAAPDFALFLGRAAVEALGSLGFQLSPRMARGEAWAGVAITGVGVVAEGATTLQEGVYPATSLHLTAVTQPRDHAFECKWHSEPGRELQASFCRQYEGYGDFCACQRPFTPDIKYRQERVMVKEEIPVVIVTANKPRHLYRLLRNLFTIEGGGQTEVLVVVDGAHQETLALAGVMGVETLVHRPEGVHSNRTNANVRFALYSVFRQYPRADKAIVLEDDLLLSPDFLSFFHQAAWVLDSDPTVFCVNAFNSNSLPDTAADVSQLLRSEGFPMYGWMVGRSYARQVVTNWIPQGPGDWDWWLMKAWAQRNRDVVSPEVSRTFHAGNAGEHVDGFEQHLYYNRILTSTQPGTRLRDISGVVLNNYVQHLASEIQRAELVMPDPRERDFLPPGRPGPFVAFVRAGTRNDEFYSFRVFLLSTRTYYWDTREIFRGVMRLRLQGRLFYIVGCPLSELFCKLKPRDAPVTSPSRRIVRAVMRINNKYEQSLYEYGIRGRRPAVDLQEEAQLLNYVP; encoded by the exons ATGGCCTTGAATCAGCCTAAGAAGCCTCGCCATGACCGTGCCTACCGCAGGGCACGCGACgcccctccctcctgcctgctgctgctgcccgtcCTCCTGACCCTGCTGGGCCGCCGCGCCGCCACCGCCCCTGACGCACCCGGAGGCCAGGAGGCATGGGAGTACCTGGCCA GACTGGACTCTTCCCTGAGGCCTCTGCAACACCCCCGGCCCTTGTCCG GTGTGGGCCCAGCCGCGGAGAGGGGCAGGGGCGTCAGCCTCGCCGCTCCCCTGGCGGTGGAAGTGCACGTCGGCACCGACAACGTGACGGTGCGTGTCGACGGTGTACAG GTATACCACGTCGCTGGAGGGGCGCGGAAGGCTAAGGTTCACTTCTGGCCCAACTCAGGGGTGCACCTGGTGGTCCTGGGGCCGTGGCGACAGGTCATGATGCTTCAGCGCTTCCTCACATATCAGCCGGCGGAGCATCTCGACCTGGCAGCCGCCCTCGCCTCTATCCAGCCTGGCCGCGTGGTGGTCCTTGCTGCCGCG CCGGACTTTGCTCTCTTCTTGGGTCGAGCAGCGGTGGAGGCACTCGGCTCTTTAGGGTTCCAATTGTCACCGAGGATGGCGAGGGGCGAGGCTTGGGCGGGAGTGGCCATCACGGGTGTGGGTGTTGTAGCAGAAGGCGCAACGACACTCCAGGAGGGAGTGTACCCGGCGACCAGCCTTCACCTGACAGCAGTGACGCAGCCCCGGGACCATG CATTTGAGTGTAAGTGGCACAGTGAGCCGGGGAGGGAGCTTCAAGCCTCCTTCTGCAGGCAGTATGAAGGTTACGGGGACTTTTGTGCCTGTCAGCGTCCCTTCACGCCAGACATTAAGTATCGACAG GAGCGAGTGATGGTGAAGGAAGAGATCCCGGTGGTGATAGTCACAGCAAACAAACCTCGCCATCTCTACAG ATTACTGAGGAACTTATTCACAATCGAGGGCGGCGGGCAGACGGAGGTGCTGGTTGTGGTGGACGGCGCCCACCAGGAGACGCTGGCCCTGGCCGGCGTGATGGGCGTGGAGACACTGGTGCACCGGCCAGAGGGCGTCCACAGTAATCGCACCAACGCCAACGTCCGCTTCGCCCTCTACAGCGTGTTCAGGCAGTACCCCCGCGCCGACAAGGCCATAGTGCTGGAGGACGACCTTCTCCTCTCACCGGATTTCCTGAG TTTCTTCCACCAGGCAGCGTGGGTATTGGACAGTGACCCGACAGTTTTCTGTGTTAACGCATTCAACAGTAACAGCCTTCCGGATACTGCTGCTGATGTCTCTCAGTTGCTGAGGTCTGAGGGCTTTCCCATGTACGGGTGGATGGTGGGGCGGAGCTACGCCAGGCAGGTCGTCACCAACTGGATCCCCCAAGGA CCCGGGGACTGGGACTGGTGGCTCATGAAGGCGTGGGCGCAGAGGAACCGAGATGTGGTCTCGCCTGAGGTGTCCAGGACGTTCCATGCTGGCAATGCTGGCGAACATGTGGACGGCTTTGAGCAGCACCTTTACTACAACCGGATTCTTACCTCCACTCAGCCTGGCACCAGACTGAGGGACATCTCAGG CGTCGTCCTAAACAACTATGTGCAGCACCTGGCGTCGGAGATCCAGCGGGCGGAGTTGGTGATGCCTGATCCCAGGGAGAGAGATTTCCTGCCGCCAGGACGGCCCGGCCCCTTCGTTGCCTTCGTCAGGGCGGGCACCAGGAATGACGAGTTTTACAGTTTCAGGGTGTTCTTACTG AGCACCCGGACCTACTACTGGGACACTCGGGAGATCTTCAGGGGTGTCATGCGGCTACGGCTACAGGGACGCCTCTTCTACATCGTGGGCTGTCCTCTCTCTGAGCTCTTCTG CAAACTCAAGCCTCGGGACGCCCCTGTGACTAGCCCGTCGCGGAGGATCGTGAGGGCCGTCATGAGGATCAACAACAAGTACGAACAGTCCCTCTACGAGTACGGCATCCGAGGGAGGCGCCCGGCAGTTGACCTTCAGGAGGAGGCTCAGCTGCTCAACTATGTcccatga
- the LOC127009750 gene encoding uncharacterized protein LOC127009750: protein MTRGVRWRCRGGGLRRRRGRRRKRSPSIEVEVKRRKIRPPLFKFYRVSRLHPWLGSSSFKPPENREVECGHINCWPLLRLLRLSASWPAFFTPVALLEHKYEITMAVQVLCLALGVLFSILDIAKVEMS from the exons ATGACGAGAG GTGTCCGGTGGCGATGTAGGGGAGGAggcctaaggaggaggaggggaaggaggaggaagaggagccccAGTATCGAGGTGGAGGTGAAGCGAAGGAAGATCAGACCACCTCTGTTCAAATTCTACCGAGTGAGTCGCCTTCACCCCTGGCTGGGCAGCTCGTCCTTCAAGCCGCCTGAGAACAG AGAGGTGGAGTGCGGCCACATCAACTGCTGGCCGCTGCTGAGACTGCTGAGGCTCTCGGCGTCGTGGCCAGCCTTCTTCACGCCCGTGGCCCTCCTCGAGCACAAGTACGAGATCACAATGGCAGTTCAA GTGTTGTGCCTCGCTTTAGGTGTCCTGTTCAGCATTCTGGACATCGCAAAAGTAGAGATGTCCTAG